A stretch of Besnoitia besnoiti strain Bb-Ger1 chromosome V, whole genome shotgun sequence DNA encodes these proteins:
- a CDS encoding tubulin gamma chain (encoded by transcript BESB_059730), with product MPREIVTLQVGQCGNQIGMEFWKQLCMEHGIDQEGLLVDSKVHAYAEDRKDVFFYQADDEHYIPRALLFDLEPRVVNAIQTSEYKNLYNPENFFVSKEGGGAGNNWGSGYAQAERVQEELMEMIDREADGSESLEGFVLCHSIAGGTGSGMGSYLLEALCDRYPKKLLQTFSVFPLLTTETSDVVVQPYNSVLTLKRLALNADCVVVLDNTALNSIAVERLKIHNPSFQQTNALVSTVMAASTSTLRYPSYMNADMLSLISSLVPTPRCHFLMTGYTPLTLDACVSSVQKTTVMDVMRRLLQTKNIMVSASLRRGMYISMLNIIRGEADPTQVHKSLQRIKDRRLVNFIRWNPASIQVALSKQSPFIPSPHKVSALMMANHTSIASLFERCVVQYDRLFKRKAFLDNYKKEPMFSSPDGQGNFEEMESSKDVCLNLIDEYRRAESDDYLSSFGKTGSALCRLPLDSALLRFLLACMQNVCFCLCSHSS from the exons ATGCCGAGAGAAATCGTGACACTTCAAGTCGGCCAGTGCGGCAACCAGATTGGCATGGAGTTCTGGAAGCAGCTGTGCATGGAGCACGGCATCGACCAG GAAGGCCTTTTGGTGGACAGCAAGGTGCATGCGTACGCGGAAGACCGAAAAGACGTTTTTTTCTACCAGGCTGACGATGAGCACTACatcccgcgcgcgctgctttttgacctcgagccgcgcgtcgtcaACGCCATCCAG ACCTCCGAGTACAAAAATCTATACAACCCCGAGAACTTCTTTGTCTCCAAAGAGGGAGGAg GCGCGGGAAACAACTGGGGAAGTGGGtacgcgcaggcggagcgcGTGCAAGAGGAGCTGATGGAGATGATCGACAGAGAGGCTGACGGCAGTGAGAGTCTTGAAGGTTTCGTCTTATGTCATTCCATT GCTGGAGGTACCGGAAGCGGCATGGGGAGTTACTTGCTTGAGGCGCTCTGCGACAGGTACCCGAAGAAGCTTCTGCAGACCTTCAGCGTTTTCCCGCTGTTAACTACAGAGACGAGCGACGTCGTCGTTCAGCCGTATAACAGCGTGTTGACTCTGAAGCGTCTGGCGCTCAACGCGGACTGCGTAGTTGTCCTCGACAACACCGCGCTGAACAGCATCGCCGTTGAGCGCCTTAAGATCCACAATCCCTCTTTCCAGCAAACCAACGCGCTG gtCTCGACGGTGATGGCAGCGAGCACCAGCACTCTGCGCTACCCGTCGTACATGAACGCAGACATGCTTTCGCTCATTTCCTCGCTCGTCCCGACACCTCGCTGTCACTTCCTCATGACTGGCTACACGCCGCTCACCCtcgacgcctgcgtctcctccgttcAAAAAACAACCGTGATGGACGTCATGCGCAGGCTGCTTCAAACCAAAAATATCATG gtgtcggcgtcgctgcgacGGGGAATGTATATCTCGATGCTGAATATCAttcgaggcgaagcggacCCTACTCAG GTTCACAAGAGCTTGCAAAGAATCAAGGACAGACGCCTCGTCAACTTCATTCGCTGGAACCCCGCCAGCATCCAGGTGGCGCTCTCCAAGCAATCTCCGTTCATCCCGTCGCCGCACAAAGTCTCTGCGCTCATGATGGCGAACCATACATCCATCGCTTCG CTGTTTGAGCGCTGCGTCGTGCAATACGATCGCCTCTTCAAGCGCAAGGCCTTCCTCGACAACTATAA AAAGGAACCGATGTTTTCTAGTCCTGACGGCCAGGGTAACTTCGAGGAGATGGAGAGCTCCAA AGATGTCTGCCTGAATTTGATTGACGAGTACCGgagagcagagagcgacgactACCTCTCTTCCTTTGGTAAGACAGGCTCTGCCCTCTGCAGGCTCCCTCTGGATTCTGCGTTGCTGCGATTTCTTTTGGCGTGCATGCAAAATGTCTGTTTTTGTTTATGTTCACACTCTTCGTAA
- a CDS encoding SAG-related sequence SRS67 (encoded by transcript BESB_059740): protein MTCLTDLSEGRSAAFLCALAVVAQTVSVCAKADEVSVVIAPQSPTTVDVELHYGDSMSVLCQKATAFIPSDFKTKCCNAYGAICSPGQIESHYTGMFPLAGSSHAFWKGGDGITTPAKFVLPPETKGNRYETRFSLGCRNAQQQLSVINVTIAASTYVPGSNKDDATRTQKPVTTETPSAGVLGAYPCPFFLAGLVVAGLASAV from the coding sequence ATGACGTGTTTAACCGACCTCTCAGAGGGCAGGTCCGCGGCCTTTCTGTGTGCGCTGGCGGTGGTAGCGCAGACCGTGTCGGTCTGCGCCAAGGCGGACGAGGTATCCGTGGTCATCGCACCCCAAAGCCCCACAACAGTAGATGTCGAGTTGCATTATGGTGACTCCATGAGCGTCCTGTGCCAAAAGGCGACCGCGTTCATTCCTTCAGACTTTAAGACCAAGTGCTGCAATGCTTACGGTGCCATCTGCAGCCCCGGTCAAATCGAGTCTCACTATACTGGCATGTTTCCGCTTGCAGGCTCATCCCACGCTTTCTGGAAGGGAGGCGACGGTATCACGACTCCGGCGAAGTTCGTCCTGCCTCCAGAAACGAAGGGGAACCGCTACGAAACGCGTTTCAGCCTTGGATGCCGGAACGCGCAACAGCAGCTCTCGGTAATCAACGTGACAATCGCTGCGTCGACCTACGTTCCGGGCAGCAACAAAGACGACGCGACACGTACACAGAAACCCGTCACAACCGAAACGCCGTCAGCTGGAGTCCTGGGCGCGTACCCCTGtccgttttttctcgcgggACTAGTAGTCGCAGGCCTTGCCTCTGCGGTTTGA